The Syntrophorhabdaceae bacterium sequence CCGAAATATAGACCGGATCAAAAAGATCCCGCCACTGATGCAAGGGGCGGGATCTTTTTGATCCAATTGTTTCCTATTGCTACACCTGTGCCGCATGCAGCGGTACAACCCCGATAATAACTGCAGATTTACATAGACCCCATGACCCCCTTTCTCTGCGGGCGATTCCCGCCTGCGCGGGTTCCATACGCGGTCGAAGTCTTCCTTGCCGGCGAGCGCCCATGGTCCGGCATCACCTTTGCAAGTCAGGATAGGTTATCCGTATTTTAGACCAATCGATTAATTACTTGGTTTACAAAAACAAATTTGTTATGCTTTGTTGCAAGGCACACTAATTTTACTCAAAGGGGGTATTATGAAACGTATCAGTACAGTTGCGCTCTTGGCCTTTGCAGTAAGTTGTTTGTTCGTGACAGTCGCTTCAGCTCAGGACAAAGCCGTGTCGCTCCGGTTCTCCGCTTTCCATCCTCCCACACACAAACTGGCGGTCATCACGGCCGACTGGTGTAAAGAGGTAGAGAAGAGAACCAACGGCAAAGTGAAAGTCCGCCATTATGCAGGGGCCACTCTTACCCCTCCCGCCCAGACCTATGACAGCGTCGTCCAGGGCGTCGTAGACGTAGGCAACATCGTCCTCGGTTATACCATGGGCAAGTTCCCCCTGACCGAGGTCCTTGACTACCCGATGGGATATCATGCCGACTCGGTATCGACGAGACTGGCGAACGCCTATTTTCAGAAGTTCAAACCGAAAGAATTTGACGAAGTGAAGGTCATGTACTTTCACGCCCAGAGCCCCGGCATCCTCCATGCACGTAAACCGGTCAACAAGCTCGAAGACCTGAAGGGTATGAAGATGAGGACCTTCGGCTCCAACGCACGCTTCATGTCACTCCTCGGCGGTACGCCCGTTGCCATGCCTATGGGCGATGCCTATGACGCCATCTCCAAGGGTGTCGCCGACGGCCTGCTCTGCGCCTATGAAGCCCTCGAAGGCTGGAAGTTGGGCGAAGTAATCAAGTATACGACGGAGAACTACGGAACTGCGTATACCGCCGTTTTCCTGGTCGCCATGAACAAGAAGAAATGGGACAGCATTCCTCCCGACAGCCAGAAGATCATCGAGCAGATCAACCAGGAATGGATCGAGAAGCAGATCAAGGTATGGGATGCCATTGACGAGTCCGGCAAGCAGTTCTCCCTCAAGAGAGGCAATAAGATCATAAAGCTCTCCGATGAGGAACAGGCTCGATGGGCTGCGAAGGCTCAGCCCCTCTACGACGAATATTTAAAGAATATGAAGGCGAAGGGACTTCCCGGCGACGAAGTGTTGAAGTTTGCCCGGGATTTCATAAAGAAGAATAACCCTCCCATTAAGTAACCAGCTGAAAATATATTAGACATTACGACAGCCGGGGGGTCTTACTCCCCGGCGTCTCTTTAGGAGGTTTGATGAACGCATATCTTGCACTATTTAAGAGGCTCGTCGGCTGGATGAACGCGCTGGCGGGGGTCGTCCTCTTTTTCATGATGCTCCTTACGGTGGCGGATGTGATCCTGCGCGCGTTCGGCAGTGCGATCCTCGGCACCTATGAGCTGGTGGCCGTCTCGGGAGCGATAGTTGTCGGTTTCGCGGTACCAAAAACGACCTGGGACAAAGGCCATGTCTGCGTGGACTTCCTCGTGGAGAACCGCACGGAACGAGTGAAAAATATTGTATTTTTTATCACCCGCATCATGGGGATTTTACTCTTTTCCCTTCTTGCCGTTTTTTTGCTCAAAAAAGGGATCCATCTTTACAAGACCGGTGAGGTCTCCCTGACCCTCCACATACCTTATTTCCCTGCTGCCTGTGCGCTGGCCTTCTGCTTCTTCATAGAGGTCTTCGCCCTTATCGGAGATGTGTTCAAGATATTTATCGTGGAGAGAGAAAATGGATGAAATAACCGTCGGAATTGTTGGAATTATCGTCTTATTAGGCTTGTTCATGACAGGCATCGAGCTCGCCTTTGCCATGGCGATCATCGGTGTGGTGGGCTATGCGGTCATCGTCGGCCCCGGCCCTGCCATGAATATACTGGCAAATGACTTCTACGATGCCCTCGAATCCTACAGCCTCACCGTAGTCCCCCTCTTCGTCCTGATGGGGCAGATTGCATTTAACGCGGGTATCGCAAAGCGGCTCTACGACAGTGCCCACAGGTTCCTAGGGCATATCCCCGGCGGACTTGCCATGGCAACCGTCGCGGGCGCCACGGTCTTCAAGGCCATCTGCGGCTCCCAGGTTGCCACTTGCGCGACCTTCGCAAGCGTGGCAGTTCCTGAGATGGACCGCTTCAACTACAGTAAGAAACTTTCTACCGGCATCGTGGCTACCGTGGGTACCCTGGGTGTGCTCATCCCCCCGAGTGTCATTCTCATCATCCTCGGGATCGTTACCCAGCAGTCGATCGGCAAGCTCTTCATGGCAGGTATAATCCCCGGACTCATGCTTGCCTTCTTCTTTCTGGTAGTCATTTTCGGATGGGCGAGAATTAATCCGGAGATAGGCCCGGCCAGTGAGACCTACAGCTGGAAAGCACGGATGGAGACCATGCCGGCTATCATCTGGCCCATCGTGATCTTCTGCGTCATGATCGGGGGCCTCATGAAAGGCTTTTTCACTCCTACCGAAGCAGGCAGCATCGGGACTTTCGCGGTTCTCATCCTCTGCCTCGTTAAAAGGGACATCAATTTCGAAGGGGTGAAGCGCTCTATCCTCGAGGCACTGCGTACCTCCTGTATGGTGCTCCTCATCGTCGCCTGCTCAAATGTACTCGGCCATTTCGTTGCCGTCACGAACATACCCGATATCGTAGCCCAGTGGGTGGTGACATTGCCTATTCACCGGCACTTCATCATGGGCATCATCTTTTTTGTCTACCTCATAGGCGGCTCCTTCATCGACGACCTCGCATTCATGATCCTCGCCACGCCCATATTCTTCCCCGCCATTCTTTCCATGGGGTACGATCCGATCTGGGCCTGCATCATGGTCTCCCTCACCGTCTGTGTGGGATCGGTTATCCCGCCGGTGGCCATGTGCGTCTTTGTGGTACGGAATATCACCAAGGTGCCGATGAGCATAATTTATGCCGGGGTATACCCGTTTCTCATAGCCCTGGTGATCTGCATTTTGCTCTTTTTTGCATTTCCCGATCTGATTCTCTATCTGCCGAGCGTGTTCATGAAATAGTACAGAAGCCCTTCTCGGGGGCCGGCGCGTAAAGCGGTCCCCCGAGAAGGGCTTGTTGTTTCCGGATCCTTTCTTCCCATTCCTTGAAACCATTGAAACTCATTAATTGTTCTTGACATCCCAAAATCGTTATTGTACTATTTTGGGTGCAGACAGGTATTCGACGATGCATATTCAACCGCCTTATTGCAGAGCTTTTTTATCCATTCATTGATGTTTCCAAAGGCACATGTGATGTAGTGAAAAGGCGCAACTGCTTCCTCAAAAAACAGATCGGAACCATAAAGGGGAGTTGATGTTTCTCGGAAGAAAGGTCGATCTCAGAAAAGAAATTTCATTCCCCCGGATCGTGGCACGGCAATTGCTTTTATTTTTCAATTCGATAGGAACGGACCAGGGATGCACCGGATAATCCCTATGACCATGGATCAAAGCAACCAGTAAAAATATTTCACTTATCACGGAGAAGGAGGAGATACAGTATGCCGTTATTTACAGAAACCCAGGAACAAAATGATTTTAGGAAGGTGTTCAAGAAATTTGTGGCGAAAGAGGTTACCCCCCATCGCGAAGAATGGGAAAAAGCCGGTGTAGTACCCAGAGAACTCTGGCTGAAGATGGGCAAACAGGGTTTTCTGTGCCCCTGGCTGCCTGAAGAGTATGGTGGTTTGGATCTCGATGTCAGATATTCTCTCCTCATCATCAACGAGGAATTGGCATGGGGCGACGGGTTCCATGTAGGCGTACCCCTGCACAGCGATGTGGCAACCCCTTACCTTTACTCTTACGGCACGGAAGAACTGAAGAAAAGACTGCTCCCCAAGACGACAACGGGAGAAGGCATATGCGCCGTCGGCCTCACCGAGCCCGATGCGGGATCAGATCTCGGCTCGCTGCGCACGAAGGCGGTAAAAGACGGTGATTCTTATATAATCAACGGTCAGAAAACCTTTATCACCAATGGCATGTCATGCGACATCATCATGACGGCCTGTAAAGTGGAGAATAGCATCGGCCAGAAAGGCATCAGCATGATCGTGGTCGAGGGAGACGCAGAGGGCCTTACCCGGCGCAGGCTCGAGAAAATGGGACAGCACGCCCAGGACACTGCCGAGCTCGCCTACACGGATGTGCGCGTTCCCGCATCGAACCTGCTGGGCGAGGAAGGCATGGGCTTTAAGTACATGATGGAGAAGCTGGCGCGCGAGAGACTCGAAGTCTGCGTAAAATGCCAGGCCATGGCGGAATCGGCGTTCAAGGAAGGCCTTGAGTATGCGAAAGTCAGGGAAGCCTTCAAGAAGCCCATCGCTAATTTTCAGCATAATGCATTCAAACTTGCAGAGATGGCCACCGATCTCGAGATCGGCCGGAATTTCCTCGAGACCCTGGTCCGGGAATACAGCAACGGCGACAATATCAATACGAGAGTCTCCATGGCGAAAGCCTTCCTGGGCGAGATGGTCAACCGTATCGCCTATCAGTCGGTTCAGCTCCACGGCGGCTACGGCTACATGGAAGAGTACAAGATCAGCCGCATCTACCGCGATGTCCGGGCCCTCTCGATCCTTGCGGGAACAACCGAGATCATGAAGCTCATCATCGCGAGAAGCCTCGGATTGAATCCTTAATCGAAACTGATATCATGAGAAGGGGCCCGTGTAAATATACGGGCCCCTTCTATTTGAGACTTTCTTAGAGGGGTTAGAATTTTCCCAGCAGCTTTCTTCCGATAAGTATTTTCTCCACTTCCTTGGTCCCTTCGAATATCTCGAAAACCTTTGCATCCCTCCAGTAATGCTCCACGTTATATTCCTTGAGGATACCGTACCCTCCGTGGAGCTGGATCGCCTCGTCGGAGATCTTGACTGCAAGCTCGCAGGTATACCATTTGGCCATGGCAATGAGAGAGGGGTCTACGTTCCCCTCGTCCAGGTCACGGGCGGCCCGATAGAGGAGGCTCCTGCCCGCCTCGAGGAGGGTTGCCATATCGGCGATCTTGGTCTGCACCGTGGGCAATGCGGCGAGAGGCGCGCCGAATTGTTTCCTCTTCTTTACATGGGCGATGGCCTTGTCAAGGGCGCCCTGGGCTGTGCCTATGGCGATGCCCCCAATGTCGATTCGGGCACGGTTGAAGAAATCCATCAGTATATAGAAGCCCCTGCCTTCCGGTC is a genomic window containing:
- a CDS encoding TRAP transporter substrate-binding protein translates to MKRISTVALLAFAVSCLFVTVASAQDKAVSLRFSAFHPPTHKLAVITADWCKEVEKRTNGKVKVRHYAGATLTPPAQTYDSVVQGVVDVGNIVLGYTMGKFPLTEVLDYPMGYHADSVSTRLANAYFQKFKPKEFDEVKVMYFHAQSPGILHARKPVNKLEDLKGMKMRTFGSNARFMSLLGGTPVAMPMGDAYDAISKGVADGLLCAYEALEGWKLGEVIKYTTENYGTAYTAVFLVAMNKKKWDSIPPDSQKIIEQINQEWIEKQIKVWDAIDESGKQFSLKRGNKIIKLSDEEQARWAAKAQPLYDEYLKNMKAKGLPGDEVLKFARDFIKKNNPPIK
- a CDS encoding TRAP transporter small permease subunit produces the protein MNAYLALFKRLVGWMNALAGVVLFFMMLLTVADVILRAFGSAILGTYELVAVSGAIVVGFAVPKTTWDKGHVCVDFLVENRTERVKNIVFFITRIMGILLFSLLAVFLLKKGIHLYKTGEVSLTLHIPYFPAACALAFCFFIEVFALIGDVFKIFIVERENG
- a CDS encoding TRAP transporter large permease; translated protein: MDEITVGIVGIIVLLGLFMTGIELAFAMAIIGVVGYAVIVGPGPAMNILANDFYDALESYSLTVVPLFVLMGQIAFNAGIAKRLYDSAHRFLGHIPGGLAMATVAGATVFKAICGSQVATCATFASVAVPEMDRFNYSKKLSTGIVATVGTLGVLIPPSVILIILGIVTQQSIGKLFMAGIIPGLMLAFFFLVVIFGWARINPEIGPASETYSWKARMETMPAIIWPIVIFCVMIGGLMKGFFTPTEAGSIGTFAVLILCLVKRDINFEGVKRSILEALRTSCMVLLIVACSNVLGHFVAVTNIPDIVAQWVVTLPIHRHFIMGIIFFVYLIGGSFIDDLAFMILATPIFFPAILSMGYDPIWACIMVSLTVCVGSVIPPVAMCVFVVRNITKVPMSIIYAGVYPFLIALVICILLFFAFPDLILYLPSVFMK
- a CDS encoding acyl-CoA dehydrogenase family protein yields the protein MPLFTETQEQNDFRKVFKKFVAKEVTPHREEWEKAGVVPRELWLKMGKQGFLCPWLPEEYGGLDLDVRYSLLIINEELAWGDGFHVGVPLHSDVATPYLYSYGTEELKKRLLPKTTTGEGICAVGLTEPDAGSDLGSLRTKAVKDGDSYIINGQKTFITNGMSCDIIMTACKVENSIGQKGISMIVVEGDAEGLTRRRLEKMGQHAQDTAELAYTDVRVPASNLLGEEGMGFKYMMEKLARERLEVCVKCQAMAESAFKEGLEYAKVREAFKKPIANFQHNAFKLAEMATDLEIGRNFLETLVREYSNGDNINTRVSMAKAFLGEMVNRIAYQSVQLHGGYGYMEEYKISRIYRDVRALSILAGTTEIMKLIIARSLGLNP